A genomic region of Leptolyngbya sp. NIES-2104 contains the following coding sequences:
- a CDS encoding creatininase family protein has protein sequence MLLHLSTWQEVEAYLARSTGIIIPIGSTEQHGPTGLIGTDAICAEAIAKGVGDSTDAIVAPTINVGMALHHTAFPGSMSLRPSTMILVIRDYVTSLAKAGFRKFFFINGHGGNVATLKAAFSETYDYLSDLGISHSVQCVVSNWYMCGSVYKLAKELYGDQEGSHATPSEVALTQYVYPDSIKTAPLIEPVARGHRIYGAIDFRDRYPDGRMGSNPALATPEHGKQLYELAVKEISSSYLEFLATN, from the coding sequence ATGTTATTGCACTTATCGACTTGGCAAGAAGTAGAGGCGTATTTAGCGCGATCGACCGGGATAATAATCCCGATCGGTTCGACTGAGCAACATGGTCCGACGGGATTAATTGGCACCGATGCGATTTGTGCCGAAGCGATCGCGAAAGGAGTCGGAGATTCAACGGATGCGATCGTGGCTCCCACAATTAATGTCGGGATGGCACTGCATCACACAGCGTTTCCAGGTAGCATGAGTTTACGACCGAGTACGATGATTCTGGTGATTCGCGATTATGTGACGAGTTTGGCGAAAGCGGGATTTCGGAAATTCTTTTTCATCAATGGACACGGCGGGAATGTGGCGACATTGAAAGCGGCATTTTCGGAAACGTATGATTATTTGTCAGATTTGGGCATTTCGCACAGTGTTCAATGTGTTGTGAGCAATTGGTATATGTGCGGCTCGGTCTACAAATTGGCAAAAGAGCTATATGGAGATCAAGAAGGATCTCATGCCACACCAAGCGAGGTGGCGTTAACTCAGTATGTGTATCCTGACTCGATCAAAACTGCGCCGTTGATTGAACCTGTGGCGCGAGGGCATCGAATTTATGGCGCGATCGATTTTCGCGATCGCTATCCCGACGGTCGCATGGGTTCAAATCCCGCCCTTGCCACCCCCGAACACGGAAAACAATTGTATGAGTTGGCAGTGAAAGAAATCAGCAGTTCGTACCTGGAGTTTTTAGCAACGAACTGA
- the btpA gene encoding photosystem I biogenesis protein BtpA, with protein MDLKQIFKTSNPIIGVVHLLPLPTSPRWGGSLKTVVDRAEQEATALAAGGVDAIIVENFFDAPFPKDHVDPAVVSAMTVIIQRLQQMVTLPIGINVLRNDAHSALAIATCVQAQFIRVNVWTGIMATDQGLIEGRAHELMRYRRELGSDVKIFADVLVKHARPLSSTNLTVAVQDTIERGLADAVILSGWATGDPPNLEDLELARDAAQGTPVFVGSGADWENVPQMMQVADGVIVSSSLKRQGKRENSIDPIRVSRFVEAARRGVPLPKNEKSVPPVKIHNF; from the coding sequence GTGGACTTAAAACAAATATTCAAAACTTCAAATCCAATTATTGGTGTCGTTCATCTCCTGCCCCTGCCGACCTCTCCGCGCTGGGGCGGTAGTTTGAAGACCGTTGTCGATCGAGCGGAACAAGAAGCGACCGCACTCGCAGCAGGCGGCGTAGACGCGATTATTGTCGAGAATTTTTTTGATGCACCGTTTCCAAAAGATCATGTTGATCCCGCTGTCGTGAGCGCGATGACTGTGATTATTCAACGATTGCAGCAGATGGTGACATTGCCGATCGGGATTAATGTGCTGCGAAATGATGCTCACAGTGCATTAGCGATCGCAACCTGTGTTCAAGCCCAATTCATCCGAGTGAATGTCTGGACAGGCATTATGGCAACAGATCAAGGCTTGATCGAAGGACGCGCCCACGAACTGATGCGCTATCGTCGCGAGTTAGGCAGCGATGTAAAAATTTTCGCAGATGTATTAGTGAAACACGCTCGTCCGTTGAGTTCTACAAATCTGACCGTCGCGGTGCAAGATACGATCGAGCGGGGACTTGCCGATGCGGTGATTCTCTCTGGATGGGCAACAGGCGATCCTCCCAATTTAGAAGATTTAGAATTAGCGAGAGACGCGGCGCAGGGTACGCCTGTCTTTGTCGGTAGTGGGGCGGATTGGGAAAATGTGCCTCAAATGATGCAGGTCGCGGATGGCGTGATTGTATCGAGTTCACTGAAGCGACAAGGAAAACGGGAAAATTCGATCGATCCGATTCGCGTCAGTCGATTTGTGGAAGCGGCACGAAGAGGGGTTCCGCTGCCGAAAAATGAGAAATCAGTACCACCTGTGAAAATCCATAACTTCTAA
- a CDS encoding Uma2 family endonuclease, whose amino-acid sequence MTTAIAKPLQHPLSFEEFLSRYGDDDRYELIDGEVFDLEPTGLHEEVAAFITTKLCVQIDQTDLPWFVLQRGLLRPSNVGMTAFRPDVAVIDRTELTKEPFWSEQSILTLGSSIRFVAEVVSSNWQNDYARKVEDYAVLGIPEYWIADYAALGGTRHIGKPKQPTLSICTLIDGEYEIQQLREDQSIASLTFPDLKLTAEQVLKASR is encoded by the coding sequence ATGACAACTGCGATCGCCAAACCCCTTCAGCACCCTCTCAGTTTTGAGGAATTTCTCAGCCGATACGGTGACGACGATCGCTATGAGCTAATTGATGGAGAAGTATTCGACTTGGAACCAACAGGTTTACACGAGGAAGTCGCTGCCTTCATCACGACAAAACTCTGTGTGCAGATTGATCAAACCGATTTACCTTGGTTTGTGCTTCAGCGAGGACTCTTACGCCCCTCGAATGTAGGAATGACAGCATTTCGACCGGATGTAGCAGTCATCGATCGTACTGAACTGACCAAAGAGCCGTTTTGGTCTGAGCAATCGATTCTGACACTTGGAAGCTCAATTCGGTTTGTTGCAGAAGTCGTAAGTAGCAATTGGCAAAACGACTATGCGCGGAAGGTCGAGGATTACGCTGTTCTAGGAATTCCCGAATATTGGATTGCAGATTACGCAGCTTTGGGTGGAACGCGGCACATTGGAAAGCCGAAACAGCCGACGCTTTCGATTTGTACGCTCATTGATGGAGAGTATGAGATCCAACAACTTCGGGAGGATCAATCGATCGCTTCTCTCACCTTCCCGGATTTGAAGCTGACGGCTGAACAAGTTTTAAAGGCAAGTCGATAA
- a CDS encoding fatty acid desaturase encodes MTASLTPDSVTLTSSENLRLKDIIKTLPRECFQKDMKKAWTSVIVNVAMVGLGYWSIQAAPWFLLPFAWIFTGTALTGFFVIAHDCGHRSFAQRKWVNDLIGHIFMAPLIYPFHCWRILHNQHHNHTNKMDVDNAWQPWRTEVYDQLDPITKIAYETTRGRFWWLASVLHWAIVHFNLSNYNKRDHGKVKLSIAVVVGFAAIVFPTLFLTVGVWGFVKFWLLPWLVYHFWMSTFTLVHHTLPDIQFKEPEEWDAAQAQLFGTVHCDYPRWIEFLCHDINVHIPHHLSTAIPSYNLRLAHQSLVQNWGTKLRQHQFSWGLMKEITDRCHLYHPDYAYQSFRSYNDK; translated from the coding sequence ATGACAGCATCGCTCACGCCCGACTCCGTGACTCTCACGAGTTCTGAAAACCTTCGACTGAAAGACATCATCAAGACGCTACCGCGTGAGTGCTTTCAAAAAGACATGAAAAAAGCCTGGACTTCCGTTATCGTCAATGTTGCGATGGTGGGTCTTGGCTACTGGAGTATTCAAGCCGCTCCCTGGTTCCTGTTACCGTTTGCGTGGATTTTTACCGGAACTGCATTAACTGGATTTTTCGTAATCGCACACGATTGTGGACATCGATCGTTTGCTCAGCGTAAATGGGTCAATGATCTGATCGGTCACATTTTCATGGCTCCGCTGATTTATCCGTTCCACTGCTGGCGCATTCTGCACAATCAACATCACAATCACACCAACAAAATGGATGTTGATAATGCTTGGCAACCTTGGCGAACAGAAGTGTACGACCAGCTTGATCCGATCACAAAGATCGCTTATGAAACGACTCGTGGGCGGTTCTGGTGGTTAGCTTCGGTGCTGCACTGGGCAATCGTTCACTTTAATTTGTCGAACTATAACAAGCGAGATCATGGCAAAGTGAAATTGTCGATCGCGGTTGTCGTCGGTTTTGCTGCGATCGTCTTTCCGACGTTATTTCTCACGGTTGGAGTTTGGGGCTTTGTCAAATTCTGGCTCTTGCCCTGGTTGGTGTATCACTTCTGGATGAGCACCTTCACGCTCGTTCACCACACCTTACCGGACATCCAATTTAAAGAGCCGGAGGAATGGGACGCTGCACAGGCGCAATTGTTCGGAACAGTACATTGTGATTATCCGAGATGGATCGAATTCCTCTGTCACGATATCAATGTCCACATTCCGCATCACTTATCTACCGCGATTCCGTCCTACAACTTACGACTAGCCCATCAAAGCCTAGTTCAGAATTGGGGAACGAAGCTGAGACAGCATCAGTTTTCTTGGGGACTGATGAAAGAGATTACCGATCGCTGTCATCTCTATCACCCAGACTACGCTTACCAATCGTTCCGCTCTTACAACGATAAATAA
- the coaE gene encoding dephospho-CoA kinase (Dephospho-CoA kinase (CoaE) performs the final step in coenzyme A biosynthesis.), producing the protein MRIIGITGGIAMGKTTVSNYLATAHHLPVLDADLIAREAVEPGSPILSRIIDRYGSALLRLDGSLDRAKLGSIIFSDPTERTWLEQQIHPFVRTVLQTECDRLSQTDSTIVLVIPLLFEANMTDLVTEIWVISCPETQQIQRLMQREKLTLEQAQARIRSQMSIEEKRDRANIVLDNSTTPESLIQQVDRALNLSG; encoded by the coding sequence ATGCGAATCATTGGAATCACAGGCGGGATCGCAATGGGAAAAACAACGGTTTCAAACTATCTCGCCACCGCTCATCATTTACCTGTTTTAGATGCAGATTTGATTGCACGAGAGGCAGTAGAACCCGGATCACCGATTCTGTCGCGAATTATCGATCGATATGGTTCCGCCCTGCTGCGTCTCGATGGTTCGCTCGATCGAGCAAAACTCGGATCGATCATTTTCTCCGATCCGACTGAACGCACCTGGTTAGAACAACAAATTCACCCGTTTGTCAGAACCGTTTTGCAAACAGAATGCGATCGACTTTCACAGACTGATTCGACAATCGTGCTAGTGATCCCGCTTTTATTTGAAGCCAACATGACCGATTTAGTGACTGAAATCTGGGTGATCTCCTGCCCAGAAACGCAACAAATCCAGCGACTCATGCAGCGAGAAAAATTAACGCTAGAACAAGCTCAAGCGCGAATTCGCAGTCAAATGTCGATCGAGGAAAAGCGCGATCGCGCCAACATCGTTCTGGATAATTCCACTACGCCTGAGAGCTTGATTCAACAAGTCGATCGCGCCTTAAACCTCAGCGGTTGA
- a CDS encoding glycosyltransferase family 39 protein, translated as MLGLITALLIGAILRFWNLDLKPLWMDEVITAIFSMGRNYLEVPVEQFFNLSALDQLFQLKPTTCANIAQTVSVQSVHPPLFFCWLNQWLQWVPGDWVWRLRSLSAVAGIVAIALVYWLNRIAFSSSAGTIAAFVMAVSPFAVYLSQEARHYTVPILFVIVALVGLIRIQQDLLKGQRSLKVWIGWTIVNGIGFYVHYFLVLAIAAQFFTLSVLQIRLRHPYRFWWRTWVAIVLSGLGILAIWLPWLPTFISHITRPETDWLATSEAAWWSFLIPLSQFAVGWLVMVVSFPVEFQPVWIIVLSAIAMVLFAGWMIWCVVKGLKMLWNDPKTHWETLILVSFVVGVLIEFLAIVYILGKDITQVPRYNFIYYPAVCALIGACFWKLQPSKFESPILLYFVGALSCIFVVFNLVFLKPYTPERVAQNILSPNCAAVAMSYNDFQDIALGLGFALAIQTEARLQPCQPVFALFSRTQGYEAFWQKVAASKIPSVQQFWAIAPGLRMRDFPNQVKLQGKICDRNPQAQYRIGIPYVGYDCQN; from the coding sequence GTGCTTGGTCTGATTACGGCTTTGCTGATTGGCGCGATTCTCAGGTTCTGGAATCTCGACCTCAAACCGCTCTGGATGGATGAAGTCATCACAGCGATTTTCAGCATGGGACGCAACTATTTAGAAGTGCCCGTCGAGCAGTTTTTTAATCTTTCAGCTTTGGATCAATTGTTTCAACTGAAGCCGACTACTTGCGCGAATATTGCTCAAACCGTTTCAGTGCAATCTGTTCATCCGCCGTTGTTTTTTTGCTGGCTGAATCAATGGCTGCAATGGGTTCCGGGGGACTGGGTCTGGAGATTGCGATCGCTGAGTGCGGTCGCTGGAATCGTTGCGATCGCGCTTGTCTACTGGCTCAATCGCATTGCTTTTTCTTCGAGTGCGGGAACGATCGCGGCGTTTGTAATGGCAGTTTCGCCGTTTGCGGTTTATCTGTCTCAAGAAGCGCGGCATTACACCGTTCCTATCTTGTTTGTGATTGTGGCGCTGGTGGGATTGATTCGGATTCAGCAAGACTTATTGAAGGGTCAGCGATCGCTTAAAGTTTGGATCGGTTGGACGATTGTGAATGGTATTGGGTTTTATGTTCATTACTTTTTAGTGTTAGCGATCGCGGCTCAGTTTTTTACTTTATCTGTCTTGCAGATTCGATTGCGGCATCCGTATCGATTTTGGTGGCGGACTTGGGTCGCGATCGTACTTTCAGGTTTAGGCATTCTTGCCATTTGGCTGCCTTGGCTTCCGACTTTTATCAGTCATATCACTCGTCCTGAGACGGATTGGTTAGCGACTTCGGAGGCGGCATGGTGGAGTTTTTTGATTCCGCTGTCTCAGTTTGCGGTGGGGTGGCTCGTGATGGTGGTGTCGTTTCCGGTCGAGTTTCAGCCTGTTTGGATTATTGTGCTCAGTGCGATCGCGATGGTGTTGTTTGCAGGTTGGATGATTTGGTGTGTGGTCAAAGGATTAAAAATGCTCTGGAATGATCCAAAAACACACTGGGAAACGTTGATTTTGGTGAGTTTTGTCGTCGGGGTTTTGATCGAATTTTTAGCGATCGTCTACATTCTCGGCAAAGATATCACACAAGTTCCACGCTATAACTTCATTTACTATCCGGCAGTTTGCGCCCTGATTGGAGCTTGCTTTTGGAAGTTGCAGCCGTCAAAATTTGAATCTCCAATTTTGCTGTATTTTGTGGGTGCATTAAGCTGTATTTTTGTCGTTTTTAACTTGGTATTTCTTAAGCCATACACTCCGGAGCGCGTTGCTCAAAATATTCTGTCTCCGAACTGTGCGGCGGTTGCAATGAGCTACAACGATTTTCAAGATATTGCTTTGGGTTTAGGATTTGCTTTAGCGATTCAAACGGAAGCGAGATTACAACCTTGTCAGCCTGTTTTTGCGCTCTTTTCTCGGACTCAGGGATATGAAGCGTTTTGGCAGAAAGTTGCAGCCTCGAAGATTCCATCTGTACAGCAGTTTTGGGCGATCGCTCCGGGTTTAAGAATGCGCGATTTTCCGAATCAGGTGAAACTTCAGGGGAAAATCTGCGATCGTAATCCACAAGCACAATATCGAATCGGAATTCCATACGTCGGTTACGATTGCCAAAATTAA
- a CDS encoding AAA family ATPase, translating to MNSRVLKQEANALHKAVSPLLALDARFAEVIVRDLARLVQQCARSRGTVRPPELLAFLVVYALIKQDAEKLNAAIHLWETPERSKYEKITLQIILDLTQDQSETFLLPSIVNRFDEEKGTNYLGTVINAVYKFAQAIVKSDGSVDLQDLETLSQIWQRLHTYQKLENYQSGFASIPGIESTESPEQILEEALSELNDLIGLENIKEEVKTLANFLKVQKIRVDRGLAKTSVSLHAVFCGPPGTGKTTVARLMSRIFHGLEFLNKGHLIETDRSGMVAGYVGQTAKKVDDLVDSALDGVLFIDEAYALVPGESGRDFGQEAIDVLLKRMEDYRDRLVVIVAGYTDEMATFIESNPGLESRFNRYFYFNDYKPEELLAILEKMCGKSHFKLSNDAREKLRSIFEDLYVNRDKNFGNARLVRNLFERMIERQANRLAVLNSLSDETLTTLLPEDIPAQVGSRYAGQRRS from the coding sequence ATGAATTCTAGAGTTTTAAAGCAAGAAGCAAACGCGCTTCACAAAGCAGTTTCGCCGCTGTTGGCATTGGATGCTCGATTTGCAGAAGTGATAGTGCGGGATTTGGCTCGACTCGTTCAACAGTGTGCGCGGAGTCGTGGAACGGTACGACCGCCGGAATTGCTTGCGTTTCTCGTGGTGTATGCGCTGATCAAGCAAGATGCAGAAAAATTAAACGCAGCCATTCATCTTTGGGAAACTCCGGAGCGATCGAAATATGAAAAGATCACGCTGCAAATTATTTTAGACTTGACTCAGGATCAGTCTGAAACGTTTTTATTACCTTCGATCGTCAATCGATTCGATGAAGAGAAGGGAACGAATTATTTAGGTACAGTAATTAATGCCGTTTATAAATTTGCTCAAGCGATCGTTAAATCTGATGGCTCAGTAGATCTACAAGATTTAGAAACACTTTCGCAGATTTGGCAACGACTTCATACTTATCAAAAACTAGAAAATTATCAATCAGGATTCGCTTCAATTCCAGGAATAGAATCGACTGAAAGCCCTGAACAAATTTTAGAAGAGGCACTTTCTGAATTGAATGATTTGATTGGACTGGAAAATATTAAAGAAGAAGTGAAAACGCTGGCGAATTTTCTCAAAGTGCAAAAGATTCGAGTCGATCGCGGTTTAGCAAAAACTTCTGTTTCACTTCATGCGGTGTTTTGTGGACCTCCAGGAACCGGAAAAACAACGGTTGCGCGATTGATGAGCCGAATTTTTCACGGACTCGAATTTCTAAATAAAGGTCATTTAATCGAAACCGATCGCTCAGGGATGGTGGCGGGATATGTCGGACAAACTGCGAAGAAGGTCGATGATTTGGTCGATTCTGCGCTTGATGGAGTTCTCTTTATCGATGAAGCCTATGCGCTAGTTCCAGGAGAATCAGGACGAGATTTTGGGCAAGAAGCGATCGATGTTTTGCTCAAACGCATGGAAGATTATCGCGATCGCTTAGTCGTAATCGTGGCAGGATATACCGATGAAATGGCAACCTTTATCGAGTCGAATCCAGGTTTAGAATCGCGGTTTAATCGATATTTTTATTTTAATGACTATAAGCCTGAAGAATTACTCGCAATTTTAGAAAAAATGTGCGGTAAAAGCCACTTTAAGTTATCGAATGACGCACGAGAAAAACTACGATCAATCTTTGAAGATCTGTACGTCAATCGAGATAAAAACTTTGGAAATGCAAGACTTGTACGGAATTTATTTGAGCGAATGATCGAACGTCAGGCGAATCGATTGGCTGTGTTAAATTCACTCAGTGATGAGACATTGACAACGCTTTTACCTGAAGATATCCCGGCTCAAGTCGGCAGTCGATACGCGGGTCAGCGTCGATCGTAG
- the cobG gene encoding precorrin-3B synthase translates to MSWLAASNPCPGLFYGTPAQDGTLIRIRVPGGILNRKQAIAILELSDRWQTSNIQVTNRANLQFRAVRSIPTSEAYTMLQSVGLAAKDPELDHLRNIMTSPTAGIDPSELIDVRSIVQAIDDYIQNTPELIGLPPKFSIGIDGGGTVGIGARSGSQWQHRYNEIQLSAISRDRFKLTLGSNRQFYETNVETSDCLGAIAALSHAYLEYVQQSHKKKPRMRDLLKEWGIEGFLNRVPFEFNPSNTSISEAQSQHLGIQPQKQSERSYIGIALKLGWMSIAQLKGLIQLAETYGSGELRLTPWQSILLPDIPTIQAAKVLSEIKALELSTDPIDSAIVACAGKPGCAASETHTQIHALELMKLLEHPMNIHITGCNKGCAQPSPAELTLLGTTIQGTEAYSIYAGDRLLTDQPIPATEISSIAHLINTRHD, encoded by the coding sequence ATGAGTTGGTTGGCGGCATCAAATCCTTGTCCTGGTTTATTCTACGGGACACCTGCACAAGATGGAACTTTGATTCGGATTCGGGTTCCGGGTGGAATCTTGAATCGAAAACAAGCGATCGCAATTTTAGAACTGAGCGATCGCTGGCAGACTTCAAACATTCAAGTCACCAATCGGGCAAATCTTCAATTCCGCGCAGTGCGATCGATTCCGACTTCTGAAGCTTATACAATGCTGCAATCGGTCGGACTGGCGGCAAAAGATCCTGAGTTGGATCATTTGCGAAATATAATGACAAGCCCGACCGCAGGCATTGATCCAAGCGAATTGATCGATGTGCGATCGATTGTTCAAGCGATCGATGATTACATTCAGAACACACCAGAACTGATTGGATTACCTCCAAAGTTTAGTATCGGGATTGATGGCGGCGGCACAGTTGGAATTGGGGCAAGATCTGGATCTCAATGGCAGCATCGATACAATGAAATTCAGCTTTCGGCAATCAGCCGCGATCGATTCAAGCTCACACTCGGCAGCAATCGACAGTTTTATGAAACGAACGTAGAAACATCTGATTGTTTAGGTGCGATCGCAGCTTTATCACACGCTTATTTAGAGTATGTTCAACAGTCGCATAAGAAAAAACCTCGAATGCGCGATTTGTTGAAAGAATGGGGAATTGAAGGCTTTTTGAATCGGGTTCCTTTTGAATTTAACCCTTCAAATACTTCAATTTCAGAGGCACAATCACAGCATTTAGGAATTCAACCTCAGAAACAATCTGAACGTTCTTACATTGGAATTGCATTAAAGCTGGGGTGGATGTCGATCGCGCAACTCAAAGGATTGATTCAACTAGCAGAAACTTACGGTTCAGGGGAACTTAGGCTTACTCCTTGGCAGTCTATTTTGCTTCCCGACATTCCAACCATACAAGCTGCAAAAGTTTTGAGCGAAATCAAAGCATTAGAGCTATCGACTGATCCGATTGATTCAGCGATCGTAGCTTGTGCTGGAAAACCAGGATGTGCAGCTTCAGAAACACACACTCAAATTCACGCCCTTGAACTTATGAAGCTTCTAGAACATCCCATGAACATTCATATCACAGGTTGTAATAAAGGATGTGCTCAACCGAGTCCCGCAGAGCTTACCTTACTTGGAACGACCATTCAAGGAACTGAAGCTTATTCAATCTATGCAGGCGATCGCTTATTAACAGATCAGCCGATTCCAGCTACAGAGATTTCCTCGATCGCACATCTTATTAACACGCGGCATGATTGA
- a CDS encoding precorrin-8X methylmutase codes for MIDYIRNGDDIYRKSFSIIRAEANLDRLPADLAHVTVRLIHACGMTDLANDIEASPNAVQAGRQALEKGTSILCDAQMVANGVTRKRLPVDNSVICTLNDPTVPELAKTIDNTRSAAALELWKPVLAGSVVAIGNAPTALFRLLELLDEGAPKPAIILGFPVGFVGAAESKAELAANSRGVPFITLHGRRGGSAIAAAAINALAKQEEI; via the coding sequence ATGATTGACTATATTCGCAACGGCGACGACATCTATCGCAAATCCTTTTCGATCATTCGTGCAGAAGCAAACCTCGATCGCTTACCTGCGGATTTAGCTCATGTCACAGTGCGCCTCATTCACGCTTGCGGCATGACTGATTTAGCTAACGATATCGAAGCGTCTCCGAATGCCGTTCAAGCAGGAAGACAAGCCCTCGAAAAAGGAACTTCAATTCTCTGCGATGCTCAAATGGTCGCGAATGGCGTAACTCGAAAACGTTTGCCTGTGGATAATTCGGTCATTTGTACTTTGAATGATCCAACCGTTCCAGAGCTTGCAAAAACAATCGACAATACCCGATCAGCCGCTGCTCTAGAACTTTGGAAACCGGTGTTAGCCGGATCAGTCGTGGCGATCGGGAATGCTCCAACTGCATTGTTTCGATTGTTGGAATTGTTAGACGAAGGAGCACCCAAACCTGCAATAATTTTAGGCTTTCCGGTGGGATTTGTCGGAGCCGCAGAATCAAAAGCAGAATTGGCGGCAAACAGTCGGGGTGTGCCATTCATTACGCTGCATGGGCGACGCGGAGGAAGCGCGATCGCAGCCGCAGCGATTAACGCTTTAGCAAAACAAGAGGAGATATAA
- a CDS encoding precorrin-2 C(20)-methyltransferase, with translation MTGRLYGIGIGPGDPELLTMKAFRVLRSSPVVAYPMSDSARKLARSIVAEYLRPEQIEVPMYFPFKLEESAQPYYDKAAETLAEHLNAGRDVVVLCEGDPFFYGSFMYLYNRLSDRYPTEVIPGVSCVMASPAILGTPLTYRNDVFMVVSSILPAEELAARLSVADAAAIIKLGKHFSKVVEVLKQLGLYDRAKYIERATMPGQRIIPISEVNPAEVPYFAMIVIPSQWQP, from the coding sequence ATGACCGGTCGGCTTTATGGAATTGGTATTGGTCCTGGAGATCCTGAACTCCTGACGATGAAAGCGTTTCGCGTTCTGCGATCGTCGCCCGTAGTGGCTTACCCGATGTCCGATAGTGCGCGAAAATTAGCGCGATCGATTGTGGCGGAATATCTTCGCCCTGAACAAATCGAAGTGCCAATGTATTTTCCCTTCAAGCTCGAAGAATCCGCACAGCCCTACTATGACAAAGCAGCAGAAACACTCGCAGAACATTTAAATGCTGGCAGAGATGTGGTTGTACTGTGCGAAGGTGATCCATTCTTTTATGGTTCATTTATGTATTTGTACAATCGATTATCCGATCGATATCCAACTGAAGTGATTCCGGGTGTGTCTTGTGTGATGGCAAGCCCAGCAATTTTAGGAACACCGTTGACTTATCGAAATGATGTGTTTATGGTTGTCTCTTCGATTCTTCCAGCCGAAGAGTTAGCGGCTCGATTATCAGTCGCAGATGCAGCAGCGATTATCAAACTTGGTAAGCATTTTAGCAAAGTGGTCGAAGTGCTAAAACAGTTGGGACTATACGATCGAGCAAAATACATCGAACGCGCCACAATGCCCGGTCAGCGAATTATTCCGATCAGCGAAGTGAATCCCGCTGAAGTGCCTTATTTTGCGATGATTGTAATTCCGAGTCAGTGGCAACCGTAA